In Nocardia yunnanensis, one DNA window encodes the following:
- a CDS encoding glycine-rich domain-containing protein, translating into MNRAVDALELSEAVFKTCPWQPCDLVETGLRQWLRCCGAAMRDGQVIGMPSHAVDEAWHGLILCTNRYAQFCDRAYGRFLHHFPAGDSAAGGTDSMDAQLGRTVVAWSLVARPGERCVLWDLDTVVGVDHPWGIPRERVLLIEGSLGTVG; encoded by the coding sequence ATGAACCGAGCCGTGGACGCACTGGAACTCTCGGAGGCCGTCTTCAAAACCTGCCCGTGGCAGCCGTGTGACCTGGTGGAAACCGGCCTGCGGCAATGGCTCCGGTGTTGTGGGGCGGCCATGCGTGACGGACAGGTGATCGGCATGCCGTCCCACGCCGTCGACGAGGCGTGGCACGGCCTGATCCTGTGCACCAACCGATACGCGCAGTTCTGCGACCGCGCCTACGGCCGGTTCCTGCATCATTTCCCGGCCGGTGACAGTGCGGCCGGCGGCACCGACAGCATGGACGCCCAGCTGGGCCGGACCGTGGTGGCCTGGTCGCTGGTGGCGCGGCCGGGTGAACGGTGCGTGCTGTGGGACCTGGATACCGTTGTCGGCGTGGATCACCCGTGGGGCATCCCCCGCGAGCGGGTGCTCCTGATCGAAGGTTCGCTCGGCACCGTGGGCTGA
- a CDS encoding TerC/Alx family metal homeostasis membrane protein: MSPSLSVLASSATIDTVGTPWLWGGTIVVVLALLIFDFALTRRPHEVSMREAVGWTVFYIALPVVFGVFLWFHNGGTPATEFFTGYLLEKSLSVDNLFIFMLLLSAFAVPAALAQRVLLYGIAGALVLRGIFIALGAAALATLDWAFLLFGLILLVTAVKLLADAVSGHEQDVDISGMKSVRLLRRFWPVTDDYRGAKMVVTEPDPDQPSKLRRALTPLALVVAAVMATDVVFAVDSVPAVYGVTGDPFLVFATNAFALLGLRALYFVLHAALSRLVHLAYGLAAILAFIGVKLVLHWAHGIWNGVPQIPTLASLLVIVVVLTTVTLTSLYATREARGHAPEPAADVP, from the coding sequence ATGAGTCCTAGCCTGTCTGTTCTGGCGAGTTCCGCCACCATCGACACCGTCGGCACGCCCTGGTTGTGGGGCGGCACCATCGTCGTGGTGCTGGCCTTGCTGATCTTCGATTTCGCGCTCACGCGCCGCCCGCACGAGGTGTCGATGCGGGAGGCGGTGGGCTGGACCGTCTTCTACATCGCGCTGCCGGTCGTGTTCGGGGTGTTCCTGTGGTTCCACAATGGCGGCACGCCGGCCACCGAGTTCTTCACCGGCTATCTGCTGGAGAAGTCGCTGTCGGTGGACAACCTGTTCATCTTCATGCTGCTGCTGTCGGCGTTCGCGGTGCCGGCCGCGCTCGCGCAGCGGGTGCTGCTGTACGGCATCGCGGGTGCGCTGGTATTGCGCGGCATCTTCATCGCCCTCGGCGCGGCCGCGCTGGCGACCCTCGACTGGGCGTTCCTGCTGTTCGGCCTGATCCTGCTGGTCACCGCGGTGAAGCTGCTGGCGGATGCGGTGAGCGGGCACGAGCAGGATGTCGATATCTCCGGGATGAAGTCGGTGCGGCTGCTGCGCCGCTTCTGGCCGGTCACCGACGACTATCGCGGTGCCAAAATGGTTGTCACCGAACCGGATCCGGATCAGCCGTCGAAGCTGCGCCGCGCGCTGACCCCGCTGGCGCTGGTGGTTGCCGCCGTCATGGCCACCGACGTGGTCTTCGCCGTCGACTCGGTGCCCGCGGTGTACGGCGTCACCGGCGATCCGTTCCTGGTGTTCGCCACCAACGCCTTCGCCCTGCTGGGTTTGCGCGCACTGTATTTCGTGCTGCACGCCGCGCTCTCGCGCCTGGTGCACCTGGCCTACGGCCTGGCCGCCATCCTCGCCTTCATCGGCGTCAAGCTGGTCCTGCACTGGGCCCACGGCATCTGGAACGGCGTACCCCAGATCCCCACGCTGGCTTCGCTTCTGGTGATCGTGGTGGTCCTGACCACCGTCACCCTCACCAGCCTGTACGCGACCCGCGAAGCACGGGGCCATGCGCCCGAGCCCGCCGCCGACGTACCGTGA
- a CDS encoding nitroreductase/quinone reductase family protein, whose amino-acid sequence MANLFVKVLRGHQWVYEKSKGLVGHRLLFGNPTLLLRTVGRKSGRERVSALTYARDGRDYLVTASNGGSARAPGWLANVKAKGDCEIQVGTKRIAVSATATYPDDPEYARRFRVVDKVNKGRYAEYQKMTTRAIAVVVLTPR is encoded by the coding sequence ATGGCGAATTTGTTCGTGAAGGTGTTGCGGGGGCATCAGTGGGTTTATGAGAAGAGCAAGGGTTTGGTGGGGCATCGACTGCTGTTTGGTAACCCGACGTTGTTGTTGCGGACTGTGGGGCGGAAGAGTGGGCGGGAGCGGGTCAGTGCGCTGACGTATGCGCGGGATGGGCGGGATTATTTGGTGACGGCGTCGAATGGTGGGTCGGCGCGGGCGCCGGGGTGGTTGGCGAATGTGAAGGCCAAGGGGGACTGTGAGATTCAGGTGGGGACCAAGCGGATAGCGGTGAGCGCTACGGCTACTTATCCGGATGATCCGGAGTATGCGCGGCGGTTTCGAGTGGTGGACAAGGTCAACAAGGGGCGTTATGCGGAGTATCAGAAGATGACCACGCGGGCGATTGCCGTGGTGGTGCTCACGCCACGGTGA
- a CDS encoding tyrosine-type recombinase/integrase has translation MGALNLDDLKELKDDFATELRRRNRSKPTIDGYLTRIDYFIEFLTENDLPTTGPEVTRDHIGAFIESLLTRPNKRTGKPLTAEYARSHYRALQQFFKYLAAEDIITADPFDKMTLPDAPEQLVEVPADDALRQLLTECAGTDFNDLRDTAIIRLFADTGCRAGEVAGLNIDDLDFAENTALVIGKGRRPRTTPFGDKTRTALRKYLRARAKHPKAKNDETSLWLGYQGRMTDHGIRQMLERRAAAAGIGHIHPHQFRHWFAHTWLANGGQEQDLMMLAGWRSRQMLDRYGKSVADERAKAAHRRARLGDKL, from the coding sequence ATGGGGGCGCTCAACCTAGACGATCTCAAGGAACTGAAGGACGACTTCGCCACCGAGCTACGCCGACGAAACCGCAGCAAGCCCACCATCGACGGCTACCTCACCCGCATCGACTACTTCATCGAGTTCCTCACCGAGAACGACCTTCCGACCACCGGCCCGGAGGTCACCCGCGACCACATCGGCGCGTTCATCGAGTCCCTGCTGACCCGACCGAACAAGCGCACCGGCAAGCCACTCACCGCGGAGTACGCCCGCAGCCACTACCGGGCGCTGCAGCAGTTCTTCAAATACCTTGCCGCCGAAGACATCATCACCGCCGACCCCTTCGACAAGATGACGCTGCCCGATGCGCCGGAGCAACTCGTCGAGGTTCCCGCCGACGATGCACTCCGCCAGCTTCTCACCGAGTGCGCCGGCACCGACTTCAACGATCTCCGGGACACTGCAATCATTCGACTGTTCGCCGATACCGGTTGTCGCGCAGGTGAAGTCGCCGGGCTCAATATCGATGACCTCGACTTTGCGGAGAACACCGCGCTGGTCATCGGTAAGGGCCGAAGACCGCGAACGACGCCGTTCGGAGACAAGACCAGGACCGCGCTCCGCAAGTACCTCCGTGCACGGGCAAAGCATCCGAAGGCCAAGAATGACGAAACCTCACTCTGGCTCGGCTACCAGGGCCGAATGACCGACCACGGCATCCGCCAAATGCTCGAACGCCGGGCCGCCGCAGCCGGTATCGGCCATATCCACCCCCACCAGTTCCGCCACTGGTTCGCCCACACCTGGCTTGCCAACGGCGGCCAGGAACAGGACCTCATGATGCTGGCGGGCTGGCGCTCCCGCCAGATGCTCGACCGCTACGGAAAGTCGGTGGCCGACGAACGCGCGAAGGCCGCGCACCGTCGTGCCCGCCTCGGGGACAAGCTGTAG
- a CDS encoding AAA family ATPase, whose protein sequence is MVEQVLNEATCNALLRIADGFSRGVVVVSGFPAVGKSSISSWLASQSGALVLDKDAFMPALEQAVMSELTGNPHDRDSAIYRRVVGPHVYAALVKNAMLIGRHHLVVVDAPFIDYVRTAAREGVSLATYIRAKANSATDIRTVWIHAAADEIQKRMTRRGAERDRPKLVGWSNYRTQVLDSGITAAAQKVVDFVVMN, encoded by the coding sequence GTGGTCGAACAGGTTTTGAACGAGGCGACATGCAACGCACTACTCCGTATCGCCGATGGGTTCTCTCGGGGCGTAGTCGTCGTATCCGGGTTTCCTGCAGTCGGAAAGTCGAGCATATCCAGCTGGCTGGCATCGCAATCCGGTGCCTTGGTCCTGGACAAGGATGCGTTTATGCCAGCCCTCGAACAGGCGGTGATGTCCGAGCTCACCGGTAACCCGCACGACCGTGACAGTGCAATTTATCGCCGCGTCGTAGGTCCTCACGTCTACGCCGCGCTCGTGAAGAACGCAATGCTGATCGGTCGGCACCATCTTGTCGTGGTCGACGCCCCATTCATCGACTACGTCCGGACAGCTGCCCGCGAGGGGGTGTCACTGGCGACCTACATCAGGGCGAAGGCGAACAGTGCGACGGATATCCGCACGGTGTGGATACATGCCGCGGCGGACGAGATCCAGAAGCGAATGACCCGCCGCGGCGCCGAACGAGATCGACCCAAGCTCGTGGGGTGGTCGAATTACCGCACCCAGGTTCTGGACTCCGGTATCACCGCGGCTGCGCAGAAGGTCGTCGACTTCGTAGTGATGAACTAA
- a CDS encoding NUDIX hydrolase, whose protein sequence is MARTDYYDDPNAPKPNSIVVATTAFVLDDQQQLLLIQRSDNGLWAVPGGALEFGESVTECAVRETREETGIGIAIFGLVGIYSDPRHVVAFTDGEVRQQFSICLRGRPIDGEITTSAESRRVQWFPHSVLGELDIHPSMRLRIEHGYADQPDPYLG, encoded by the coding sequence ATGGCCCGTACCGACTACTACGACGACCCGAACGCCCCGAAGCCGAACAGCATCGTTGTCGCGACGACCGCCTTCGTCCTCGATGATCAGCAACAGCTTTTGCTCATCCAACGCAGCGACAACGGCCTGTGGGCTGTTCCTGGTGGCGCTCTGGAATTCGGTGAGTCCGTTACGGAGTGCGCCGTCCGCGAGACTCGCGAAGAAACCGGGATCGGCATCGCGATCTTCGGGTTGGTGGGGATCTACTCAGACCCCCGGCATGTCGTCGCGTTCACGGATGGTGAGGTGCGACAGCAGTTCTCGATCTGCTTGCGCGGCCGACCGATTGACGGCGAGATCACGACCAGCGCGGAATCTAGACGTGTGCAATGGTTTCCGCATTCCGTGCTCGGCGAGCTCGATATCCATCCGTCGATGCGACTCCGAATCGAACACGGATACGCCGATCAGCCAGATCCGTACCTCGGCTGA
- a CDS encoding HAD family hydrolase has product MIEAVVFDVGETLVDETREYGTWADWLGVPRHTFAAVFGATIAAGQDYREAFQVFQPGFDLARERQARADAGQPETYGEDDLYPDVRPTLAELQATGVWVGIVGNQTVRSGMILRDLHLPVDLVATSDDWGVEKPSPAFFAKVIESAPCPAERIVYVGDRIDNDIAPAKKAGIRTAYLQRGPWGWILRNKEQVAELSDWTLRDLTELLDIVAMEKNSTH; this is encoded by the coding sequence GTGATCGAGGCCGTTGTGTTCGACGTCGGTGAAACGCTGGTCGATGAAACGCGCGAGTACGGTACCTGGGCGGATTGGCTTGGGGTGCCGCGCCATACGTTCGCAGCGGTCTTCGGAGCCACGATCGCGGCCGGTCAGGACTATCGGGAAGCATTCCAGGTGTTCCAGCCTGGATTTGACCTCGCCCGGGAGCGACAGGCGCGAGCTGACGCAGGCCAGCCAGAAACCTACGGTGAGGATGACCTCTATCCCGACGTGCGTCCGACACTAGCCGAACTCCAGGCGACAGGCGTTTGGGTCGGTATTGTCGGGAACCAGACAGTCCGTTCAGGGATGATTCTGCGTGATCTACACCTTCCAGTGGATCTCGTTGCGACATCCGATGATTGGGGCGTGGAGAAGCCATCACCGGCGTTCTTCGCGAAGGTGATCGAATCCGCACCCTGTCCAGCAGAGCGGATCGTTTACGTTGGTGATCGCATCGACAACGATATTGCGCCCGCCAAGAAGGCAGGGATTCGAACCGCCTATCTGCAACGCGGACCATGGGGATGGATCCTTCGCAACAAGGAGCAGGTCGCTGAACTCTCAGACTGGACGCTCCGCGACCTGACCGAGTTGCTGGATATCGTTGCGATGGAGAAGAATTCGACTCACTAG
- a CDS encoding YdcF family protein yields the protein MPTTTLPEELRSDVETLWEYSQMHHVLRPVDVAIGLGSHDPGVATYTAELYHEGMFPLVVFTGANAPGTIDRFPRGEAVHFREAALELGVPDEAIVVEPRATNTGENIDFTRSLFEHRPELGPVRSVLLICRPYQQRRSYAICRKRWPEVEVICGSRPLPLDDYIETIGDVDRVINMLVGDTQRVWVYPANGWAIDQAVPSDVQKAFTRLVDAGFNHRLLPSQTGTDLTPGLGSQ from the coding sequence ATGCCGACCACGACCCTGCCGGAGGAACTCCGCTCCGATGTCGAGACCCTCTGGGAGTACAGCCAAATGCACCATGTGTTGCGGCCCGTCGATGTAGCAATCGGCCTGGGGAGCCACGATCCCGGCGTGGCTACCTACACCGCCGAGTTGTACCACGAGGGCATGTTTCCGCTAGTCGTGTTCACTGGGGCCAATGCCCCAGGCACGATCGATAGGTTCCCGCGCGGCGAGGCGGTGCACTTCCGTGAGGCTGCGTTAGAACTCGGTGTTCCCGATGAAGCGATCGTGGTGGAGCCCAGGGCAACCAACACCGGGGAGAACATCGACTTCACGCGGTCGTTGTTCGAACATCGTCCTGAGTTGGGACCGGTTCGGTCTGTATTGCTGATTTGCCGTCCTTACCAACAACGCCGGAGCTATGCCATATGTCGGAAGCGGTGGCCGGAAGTCGAGGTGATCTGCGGATCTCGTCCGCTCCCCCTCGATGACTACATCGAGACTATCGGTGACGTGGACCGTGTGATCAACATGCTTGTCGGCGACACCCAACGTGTATGGGTTTACCCGGCAAACGGGTGGGCCATCGACCAGGCGGTGCCCAGCGATGTGCAGAAAGCGTTTACCCGCTTGGTTGATGCGGGGTTCAACCACCGCTTGCTCCCGAGCCAAACAGGCACGGATCTGACGCCGGGGCTTGGTTCTCAGTAG